A portion of the Sabethes cyaneus chromosome 3, idSabCyanKW18_F2, whole genome shotgun sequence genome contains these proteins:
- the LOC128742686 gene encoding adenylate kinase isoenzyme 1 isoform X2 — protein sequence MMRDANVPIIWVLGGPGCGKGTQCAKIVAKYNFSHFSTGDLLRDEVASGSDKGKELQEMMKQGILVPNDAVLKLLEAAMVKALSGTVGYLIDGYPREPAQGPEFEKFIAPVDIILYFECSNETLVARIMKRASESATVRADDNEETLKTRIATFRENTEKILVQYPSQLRRVNAERAPEDIFADVEKAIDELLAKKGKKA from the exons ATG ATGCGTGACGCTAACGTGCCAATTATCTGGGTCCTCGGCGGTCCCGGCTGTGGCAAGGGAACTCAGTGCGCCAAAATCGTTGCCAAATATAACTTTTCGCACTTCAGCACCGGTGATCTGCTGCGCGACGAGGTTGCGTCTGGCTCGGACAAGGGCAAGGAACTGCAGGAGATGATGAAGCAGGGTATCCTGGTGCCCAACGATGCGGTGCTGAAACTGTTGGAAGCCGCAATGGTGAAGGCACTTTCCGGCACGGTTGGCTATCTCATTGATGG CTACCCCCGTGAACCAGCCCAAGGACCggaatttgaaaaattcattgctCCTGTGGATATTATCCTGTACTTCGAGTGCTCAAAT GAAACATTGGTAGCTAGAATCATGAAACGGGCGTCGGAATCAGCAACCGTCCGTGCTGATGACAACGAGGAAACTCTAAAGACTCGGATTGCAACATTCCGTGAAAACACCGAGAAGATTCTGGTTCAGTATCCAAGCCAGCTCAGAAGG GTTAACGCGGAACGTGCCCCGGAAGATATTTTCGCTGACGTGGAAAAAGCTATCGATGAGCTTTTAGCTAAGAAGGGCAAAAAGGCCTAA
- the LOC128742686 gene encoding adenylate kinase isoenzyme 1 isoform X1, translating into MMAMEHESKLKERTASTSSSAPQTPYDMRDANVPIIWVLGGPGCGKGTQCAKIVAKYNFSHFSTGDLLRDEVASGSDKGKELQEMMKQGILVPNDAVLKLLEAAMVKALSGTVGYLIDGYPREPAQGPEFEKFIAPVDIILYFECSNETLVARIMKRASESATVRADDNEETLKTRIATFRENTEKILVQYPSQLRRVNAERAPEDIFADVEKAIDELLAKKGKKA; encoded by the exons ATG ATGGCGATGGAGCATGAATCCAAGCTAAAAGAGCGGACTGCATCCACCTCTTCATCTGCACCGCAAACGCCTTATGAT ATGCGTGACGCTAACGTGCCAATTATCTGGGTCCTCGGCGGTCCCGGCTGTGGCAAGGGAACTCAGTGCGCCAAAATCGTTGCCAAATATAACTTTTCGCACTTCAGCACCGGTGATCTGCTGCGCGACGAGGTTGCGTCTGGCTCGGACAAGGGCAAGGAACTGCAGGAGATGATGAAGCAGGGTATCCTGGTGCCCAACGATGCGGTGCTGAAACTGTTGGAAGCCGCAATGGTGAAGGCACTTTCCGGCACGGTTGGCTATCTCATTGATGG CTACCCCCGTGAACCAGCCCAAGGACCggaatttgaaaaattcattgctCCTGTGGATATTATCCTGTACTTCGAGTGCTCAAAT GAAACATTGGTAGCTAGAATCATGAAACGGGCGTCGGAATCAGCAACCGTCCGTGCTGATGACAACGAGGAAACTCTAAAGACTCGGATTGCAACATTCCGTGAAAACACCGAGAAGATTCTGGTTCAGTATCCAAGCCAGCTCAGAAGG GTTAACGCGGAACGTGCCCCGGAAGATATTTTCGCTGACGTGGAAAAAGCTATCGATGAGCTTTTAGCTAAGAAGGGCAAAAAGGCCTAA
- the LOC128740785 gene encoding uncharacterized protein LOC128740785 → MQLFYFLLYFTLSITCIQPSQICAPLRSRIKHHFHALRHCQRSNRTVIGLINAETVRECAEFARRKHGLAFNYGPKDRKQVNLFELVELRKANATGNTAPRPAKGTDTITTDPEEFYNCQVLDCPEYRNLSSIVNDTRFDYYSLYSRPPPQDNATCVPSIGMFVVEDRKMNYSLTFNECQAIGGSLAHVASEPRTNMISKLCDEGFVTENKSATNVSEALYYVGLKGTTGNKFFTSAKEPLECFLYRAWAPGHPSKTSQPGCVAISSNNSWTVHNCNKALPFICELHTSGPPKYKVHLKRKCSVKRPNNRIAPGKKTPLL, encoded by the exons ATGCAGTTGTTTTACTTTCTGCTATATTTTACCCTTTCTATAACATGCATCCAACCGAGCCAAATCTGCGCTCCTCTTCGTAGCCGCATAAAACACCACTTCCATGCACTGCGCCATTGTCAGCGTTCGAATCGTACCGTCATTGGCCTCATCAATGCCGAAACGGTTCGTGAGTGTGCCGAATTTGCCAGGAGAAAACATGGTCTTGCGTTCAACTATGGTCCGAAAGACCGCAAGCAAGTTAATCTGTTCGAACTAGTCGAGCTTCGGAAAGCGAATGCAACGGGAAATACAGCACCCCGGCCAGCGAAAGGAACCGATACGATCACTACCGATCCGGAGGAGTTTTACAATTGCCAAGTACTGGATTGTCCGGAATACAGGAACCTATCTTCGATCGTGAATGATACCCGCTTTGACTATTACAGTTTATATAGCAGGCCACCTC CTCAGGATAACGCAACCTGCGTACCATCAATTGGAATGTTCGTCGTAGAGGATCGGAAAATGAACTATTCACTGACATTCAATGAATGCCAAGCAATAGGCGGCAGTCTGGCCCACGTGGCCAGCGAGCCAAGAACCAACATGATATCTAAGCTGTGCGATGAGGGTTTTGTAACGGAAAATAAATCAGCTACTAACGTCAGCGAAGCATTGTATTATGTAGGGCTCAAAGGAACCACTGGAAATAAGTTCTTTACTTCTGCCAAGGAACCATTGGAGTGCTTTCTCTACCGAGCGTGGGCTCCAGGACATCCAAG caaaactagccaaccAGGATGTGTAGCGATATCGTCTAACAATTCATGGACTGTTCACAACTGCAACAAAGCACTTCCATTTATTTGCGAGCTGCATACATCCGGACCACCGAAATATAAGGTACACCTGAAGCGGAAATGCTCTGTGAAACGGCCCAATAATCGTATTGCACCCGGGAAAAAGACTCCGTTGCTTTAG